One part of the Verrucomicrobiia bacterium genome encodes these proteins:
- a CDS encoding response regulator transcription factor, with amino-acid sequence MIIKVAIVEDKAGVRENWARLINAAEGFSCVLTFDSGEAALKALPAEQPDVVLMDIHLPGMSGIECTARLKQVLPSTQVLVVTVYDDADSIFEALKAGASGYLLKTTPPTELLQAIRDIIRGG; translated from the coding sequence ATGATCATCAAAGTCGCAATTGTGGAGGACAAGGCCGGCGTCCGGGAGAACTGGGCGCGGCTGATCAACGCCGCCGAGGGGTTTTCCTGCGTGCTGACGTTTGACAGCGGCGAAGCGGCCTTGAAGGCGCTGCCGGCCGAGCAACCGGATGTGGTGTTGATGGACATCCATCTGCCGGGCATGTCCGGCATCGAATGCACTGCGCGGCTCAAACAAGTCCTCCCCTCGACGCAGGTGCTGGTGGTCACGGTGTATGACGATGCCGACAGCATTTTCGAGGCATTGAAGGCCGGGGCCTCGGGCTACCTGCTCAAAACCACGCCGCCAACGGAATTGTTGCAGGCCATTCGTGACATCATTCGCGGCGG
- a CDS encoding two-component regulator propeller domain-containing protein, with amino-acid sequence MPTPGHLMLLIGLVLAGAAQAALNDSFQVRSWHVENGLPDGTVTALAQTPDGYLWVGTQKGLVRFDGVNFNPVPQFAGAAPDDRWITGLLVDRQGALWRVSKSGLVTELAHGRTQVRCPARELPAMRSAAATNDEAGADSTAGLSFMPGRIALDGDGDVWVLREDGTVLRFQGAGPPGTPGATHLPSGSPGWLSADGSGGIWLSKAGRVYTWRQDEWVAVPEAGSDQASWLCACSAGREGLWVAGIRGSWLSGSWVRQRTPAGWQAPPLATPPAPDSARALVSTLLEDRQGRLWMGMYWSGVYVQAQAGKWERVQMQGPLAQSVVTCLLEDHDGAVWAGTIGEGLHQIVPKQVAMVMLPPDAGESIVNTAFADHDGAVWIGTDGKGIFRWEPGRFTRFGQAEGLPHEHVCAILQDAQSVIWAGTWAGLARFDGTRFVGVRGVPALAQPVVTLFADRSGRLWAGSTRGVCRRQDDGSWTVLTSAAADSNLDVRGITEDRAGHLWVAAIGAGLLQVRGDQLVSVGAAIGLDRKDVRCVLCDADDALWIGTLNNGLFRYAGGRLQHYSMADGLPDDSIISLVADPLGNLWMSSDNGIFGCSCRRLADYVRGQSPALLCWQLAPAQGLANRGCSGSGQPVASWSPDGRLWIADMRGVASFDPAMVTRGKSPPNVFVESVTADGVMLTARDGELRAPASTRRFEFHFAAPDLAAPQTLRFRYRLEPLDSEWVNAGAARLAAYSQLQPETYRFRVMVGGVDERWHEAATPVRLTVHPRLWQARWFQVLVLVVLVSAIAAGLTLNERRKLRRRLERMEAQQALETERRRIARDLHDDLGAGLAEVVLLGELSRQGNVPAAELPAHVSSMTDKTRALVTVMDEIVWTVNPRNDTVKSLGSYLSEHFQRFLAPARISARVSLPDDLPGTPLSAQFRHNIFLAVKEALHNVCKHSGAREVWLRLACTGNELMLRVEDDGKGFDPATVNGQRNGLENMRSRLEALGGRTRFESRPGHGTTVVFTLPLDRCRPAVGK; translated from the coding sequence ATGCCGACCCCTGGTCACCTGATGCTGTTGATCGGGCTCGTCCTGGCCGGCGCGGCCCAGGCGGCTTTGAACGACAGTTTTCAAGTGCGGAGCTGGCATGTGGAGAACGGCCTTCCCGACGGAACCGTCACCGCGCTGGCCCAAACCCCCGACGGATACTTGTGGGTGGGCACGCAGAAGGGCCTGGTCCGGTTTGACGGCGTCAACTTCAATCCAGTCCCGCAGTTCGCCGGCGCGGCGCCTGATGACCGCTGGATCACCGGCCTGTTGGTCGATCGTCAGGGCGCGCTGTGGAGGGTCAGCAAGTCTGGTCTCGTCACGGAACTTGCCCATGGCCGCACCCAAGTTCGCTGTCCGGCACGGGAGCTTCCGGCCATGCGCAGTGCGGCGGCGACGAATGATGAGGCGGGCGCGGATTCCACCGCCGGCCTGTCGTTCATGCCCGGCCGCATCGCTCTGGACGGCGACGGTGACGTGTGGGTGTTGCGCGAGGATGGAACGGTCCTGCGTTTTCAAGGCGCCGGTCCGCCCGGCACTCCGGGCGCAACCCATCTGCCGTCGGGTTCGCCCGGCTGGCTGAGTGCGGACGGAAGCGGTGGCATTTGGTTGTCCAAGGCGGGTCGGGTTTATACGTGGCGCCAGGATGAATGGGTTGCCGTGCCCGAAGCGGGCAGCGACCAGGCTTCCTGGTTGTGCGCTTGTTCGGCCGGGCGCGAGGGACTGTGGGTGGCGGGGATTCGGGGAAGCTGGCTTTCCGGTTCGTGGGTGCGGCAGCGGACGCCGGCCGGCTGGCAAGCGCCGCCTTTGGCCACACCGCCGGCGCCGGATTCCGCCCGGGCGTTGGTTTCAACCCTGCTCGAAGACCGCCAGGGACGGCTGTGGATGGGCATGTATTGGAGCGGGGTTTATGTTCAAGCGCAGGCCGGCAAGTGGGAACGGGTGCAAATGCAGGGACCACTGGCGCAAAGTGTCGTCACCTGCCTGTTGGAAGATCATGACGGCGCCGTCTGGGCGGGCACCATCGGTGAAGGCTTGCATCAAATCGTCCCCAAACAGGTCGCGATGGTGATGCTGCCGCCTGACGCCGGGGAAAGCATCGTCAACACGGCGTTTGCGGATCATGACGGCGCCGTTTGGATCGGCACGGATGGCAAGGGCATCTTCCGCTGGGAACCGGGGCGGTTTACCCGGTTTGGTCAGGCCGAGGGCCTGCCGCACGAGCACGTTTGCGCCATTCTTCAGGACGCCCAATCCGTGATCTGGGCCGGCACGTGGGCGGGGCTGGCCCGCTTTGACGGCACCCGTTTCGTTGGCGTCCGCGGCGTGCCGGCGTTGGCGCAGCCCGTCGTGACCTTGTTTGCCGACCGCTCGGGGCGCTTGTGGGCGGGCAGCACCCGGGGCGTGTGCCGGCGGCAGGACGATGGATCATGGACGGTGCTGACTTCCGCGGCGGCAGATTCCAATTTGGACGTGCGCGGCATCACGGAAGACCGGGCGGGCCATCTCTGGGTGGCCGCCATTGGCGCCGGCCTGTTGCAGGTCCGGGGCGACCAGTTGGTGTCCGTCGGCGCCGCCATCGGGCTCGACCGCAAGGACGTGCGCTGTGTGTTGTGCGATGCGGATGACGCCCTCTGGATTGGCACGCTCAACAACGGGCTGTTCCGTTACGCCGGAGGCCGCTTGCAGCACTATTCCATGGCCGACGGGCTGCCGGACGATTCCATCATTTCGTTGGTGGCCGACCCATTGGGCAATCTTTGGATGAGTTCCGACAACGGCATCTTCGGCTGCTCGTGTCGTCGCCTGGCGGACTACGTTCGCGGCCAGAGCCCGGCGTTGCTGTGCTGGCAACTGGCCCCGGCACAAGGGCTGGCCAACCGCGGTTGCTCGGGCAGCGGCCAGCCCGTGGCCAGTTGGTCGCCTGACGGGCGGCTCTGGATTGCCGACATGCGCGGCGTGGCCAGCTTTGATCCCGCGATGGTCACCCGGGGCAAGTCGCCGCCCAATGTGTTCGTGGAATCGGTGACCGCGGACGGCGTGATGTTGACCGCCAGGGACGGTGAACTCCGCGCTCCCGCCAGCACGCGCCGGTTTGAATTCCATTTCGCCGCGCCGGACCTGGCGGCGCCGCAGACCTTGCGGTTTCGGTATCGGCTGGAGCCGTTGGATTCCGAATGGGTGAACGCGGGGGCGGCGCGCCTGGCGGCCTACAGCCAGTTGCAGCCCGAAACCTACCGCTTCCGGGTGATGGTGGGCGGCGTCGATGAACGCTGGCACGAGGCGGCCACGCCCGTCCGGTTGACCGTCCATCCGCGGCTGTGGCAGGCGCGCTGGTTCCAGGTCCTGGTGCTGGTGGTTCTGGTATCCGCGATTGCCGCGGGCCTGACCTTGAATGAGCGCCGCAAGCTGCGCCGCCGTCTGGAACGCATGGAGGCCCAGCAGGCGCTGGAAACGGAACGCCGTCGCATCGCGCGGGACTTGCATGATGACCTGGGCGCCGGCCTGGCCGAGGTGGTGCTGCTGGGAGAACTTTCGCGGCAGGGCAACGTGCCGGCTGCGGAGCTGCCCGCGCATGTCAGCTCAATGACCGACAAGACGCGCGCGTTGGTGACCGTCATGGACGAGATCGTATGGACGGTCAATCCCCGCAATGACACCGTGAAAAGCCTGGGTAGTTATCTTTCGGAACATTTCCAGCGATTTCTGGCCCCGGCGCGCATTTCGGCCCGGGTGAGTCTGCCGGACGACTTGCCCGGAACGCCGCTCTCGGCCCAGTTCCGGCACAATATTTTTTTGGCGGTCAAGGAAGCCCTGCATAATGTGTGCAAACATTCGGGCGCGCGGGAAGTCTGGTTGCGCCTGGCATGCACCGGCAACGAACTGATGCTGCGCGTGGAGGACGACGGCAAGGGATTTGATCCCGCGACCGTGAATGGCCAGCGCAACGGTTTGGAGAACATGCGCAGCCGCCTGGAGGCGCTGGGCGGACGCACCCGGTTCGAGAGCCGGCCCGGACACGGCACCACGGTGGTGTTCACCCTGCCACTGGACCGGTGCCGGCCGGCGGTGGGCAAATGA
- a CDS encoding glycoside hydrolase domain-containing protein, with protein sequence MHHLFASLVGLTCAFDRRGRRGRVLFAMLAFTGLLAGAAVGPAWMPTTTPWDPALGSHRVVVRVAGPANAVRARLEWRRRDRDPEKKAVLVYELQQGRRVTNVVVRSVDNVAGDFVFEPVTGAGEYAVYFLPVTISGGSFPVSHYREPEATADPQWTAAAMQRIAQLPAAEPVRWEALSEHDAWNEMEVIATPEETAAAAHRATNGFRLFLSGPDEAVRMPDRLPRVWATAAPDPVSTLAVQRGEYAVFQVAVWAAAADLADVRVTFPAEQSTAATPGIKDFICLSTHGVDWLGKPFIRRVDVPHGSVQAFWCGVAIPETLPERMAEIPVQVRVQAEGRAAQDQVLRFKLKPGRVRDHGDADPKSFSRLRWLNSTTAEDDAPTRGYEPLHIAGRTIACLGRAVELNEQGLPARISTFFNAANTRLEPTVQQQLLTRPVELNCTLADGRRAQLRGGAFRFVRRGPGRVAWTNEWRGDGLTATLQGEMEFDGSLHYRVALAATTGPVSLSDVRLEFSRSPETTRYALGLQLAAGTCPDQWDWHWDVAHKNQDSVWLGAVNGGLRVQLLADNYVLPAVNIHYAHRPLHDPPSWSGGGVGGMQFRRGTDAAVLGCFSGPRQLAPGQPLHFDFNLLVTPFHTLPTAEQWRDRYYHTGSIPHDLDRYLDQAKADGANIVNFHQGNRLNPYINYPFITWEQLRDASARAHERGLRTKYYYTVRELSCWATELFALRSLGDEILLTGNGGGHPWGEEHLGGNYWQAWYEPQVQDVSFLTQTLSRWDNYYIEGLRWLCQNAGCDGLYLDDIAYNRDIMLRVRKVLDRDCPRGGLIDLHSWNEFQASGAWAHCANLFMDSLPFVDRLWFGEEHQYAGPPPEHFLVEISGVPFGLMGEMLQGGGNPWLGLVFGCTARLGWGGDPRPAWKLWDDFGVQDAEFIGWWADADCPVRCADPDVKVSVWRQKGKTLVAVGNFAATPKSVTLQVDWQQLGLKAGQAEFFAPAIPAWGQSEQHLPATAVLPLKPFGGAALILR encoded by the coding sequence ATGCATCACCTGTTCGCTTCCTTGGTTGGGTTGACGTGTGCCTTCGACCGGCGCGGGCGGCGGGGGCGCGTCCTTTTCGCGATGCTCGCGTTCACCGGTTTGCTGGCGGGGGCGGCGGTTGGTCCTGCCTGGATGCCAACGACCACACCGTGGGATCCGGCGCTGGGCTCACATCGGGTTGTGGTGCGCGTCGCCGGGCCTGCCAATGCCGTTCGGGCCCGCCTTGAGTGGCGGCGTCGCGACCGCGATCCTGAAAAGAAGGCCGTGCTGGTTTATGAACTCCAGCAGGGGCGGCGCGTGACGAATGTCGTGGTCCGGTCCGTTGACAACGTGGCGGGGGACTTCGTCTTTGAACCTGTAACCGGTGCGGGCGAATACGCGGTTTATTTTCTACCGGTGACCATTTCCGGCGGTTCCTTTCCGGTCAGTCATTACCGTGAACCAGAAGCAACAGCCGATCCGCAGTGGACTGCCGCTGCCATGCAACGGATCGCGCAACTGCCCGCGGCGGAGCCGGTGCGCTGGGAGGCGCTGAGTGAACATGATGCCTGGAATGAAATGGAGGTCATCGCCACTCCGGAGGAAACAGCCGCCGCCGCTCATCGGGCGACGAATGGTTTCCGTCTCTTCCTCTCCGGCCCGGATGAAGCGGTGCGGATGCCGGACCGGTTGCCGCGGGTTTGGGCGACCGCGGCGCCGGACCCCGTGTCAACGCTCGCGGTGCAGCGCGGCGAATACGCGGTTTTTCAGGTCGCCGTCTGGGCGGCGGCCGCCGACCTCGCCGATGTGCGGGTGACGTTTCCGGCGGAGCAAAGCACCGCCGCCACGCCGGGGATCAAGGACTTCATCTGCCTTTCCACCCACGGCGTGGACTGGCTCGGAAAACCGTTCATCCGCCGCGTGGACGTGCCGCACGGGAGCGTGCAGGCATTTTGGTGCGGCGTGGCGATTCCGGAAACATTGCCGGAACGGATGGCCGAAATTCCGGTTCAGGTGCGCGTGCAGGCTGAGGGGCGGGCCGCGCAGGATCAGGTGCTCCGGTTCAAGCTGAAGCCCGGCCGGGTGCGCGATCATGGCGATGCTGATCCGAAGAGCTTCTCACGATTGCGCTGGTTGAATTCCACGACGGCCGAAGACGACGCGCCGACGCGCGGCTACGAGCCGTTGCACATCGCCGGGCGCACCATTGCCTGCCTTGGTCGCGCAGTGGAATTGAATGAGCAGGGCCTGCCGGCGCGCATCAGCACGTTTTTCAACGCGGCAAACACGCGCCTCGAGCCGACGGTCCAGCAACAACTGCTGACCCGGCCGGTCGAGTTGAACTGCACGCTGGCCGATGGCCGCCGCGCGCAGTTGCGGGGCGGAGCGTTTCGGTTTGTCCGGCGCGGGCCGGGCCGTGTTGCGTGGACCAACGAATGGCGGGGCGACGGTTTGACCGCGACGTTGCAGGGGGAGATGGAGTTTGATGGTTCGCTTCACTACCGCGTTGCCCTGGCGGCCACGACCGGGCCGGTGTCGCTGTCCGATGTGCGGCTGGAATTTTCCCGTTCGCCGGAGACGACCCGGTATGCCCTGGGCTTGCAGCTTGCGGCCGGCACGTGCCCGGACCAATGGGACTGGCACTGGGACGTGGCGCACAAGAACCAGGACAGCGTGTGGCTCGGTGCGGTCAACGGCGGGCTGCGCGTGCAGTTGCTCGCGGACAATTACGTCCTGCCGGCCGTCAACATTCACTATGCGCACCGGCCGTTGCACGATCCGCCCTCGTGGAGCGGCGGCGGGGTGGGCGGAATGCAATTCCGCCGGGGGACGGATGCCGCCGTGCTGGGTTGCTTCAGCGGTCCGCGTCAACTGGCGCCGGGCCAGCCGTTGCACTTCGACTTCAACCTGCTCGTGACGCCCTTTCACACCCTGCCAACGGCGGAACAATGGCGGGATCGTTACTACCACACGGGCAGCATTCCGCACGATCTGGACCGGTATCTGGACCAGGCGAAGGCCGACGGCGCCAACATCGTCAACTTCCATCAGGGCAACCGGCTCAATCCCTACATCAATTACCCGTTCATCACCTGGGAGCAGTTGCGCGACGCCAGTGCCCGGGCGCATGAACGCGGGCTGCGCACAAAGTATTACTACACGGTGCGCGAGTTGTCCTGCTGGGCGACGGAACTTTTTGCCCTCCGCAGCCTGGGCGATGAAATTCTGCTCACGGGAAACGGCGGCGGGCATCCCTGGGGCGAAGAGCATTTGGGCGGCAATTACTGGCAGGCGTGGTATGAACCGCAGGTGCAGGACGTGAGCTTCCTCACCCAGACCCTGAGCCGCTGGGACAACTACTACATCGAAGGCCTGCGCTGGCTGTGTCAGAACGCCGGCTGCGACGGGCTGTATCTCGACGACATCGCCTACAATCGCGACATCATGTTGCGCGTGCGGAAGGTGCTGGACCGCGATTGCCCGCGCGGCGGTTTGATTGACCTGCATTCCTGGAACGAGTTTCAAGCGTCGGGCGCGTGGGCGCACTGCGCCAACTTGTTCATGGACAGCCTGCCGTTTGTGGATCGCCTGTGGTTTGGCGAGGAGCATCAATATGCCGGGCCGCCGCCCGAACATTTCCTTGTTGAAATCAGCGGCGTGCCGTTCGGGCTGATGGGCGAAATGTTGCAGGGCGGGGGCAATCCGTGGCTTGGCCTGGTGTTTGGCTGCACGGCCCGCCTCGGCTGGGGCGGCGACCCGCGTCCCGCGTGGAAGCTGTGGGATGATTTTGGCGTGCAGGACGCGGAATTCATCGGCTGGTGGGCCGATGCGGATTGCCCGGTGCGGTGCGCGGATCCGGACGTCAAAGTTTCCGTCTGGCGGCAAAAGGGCAAAACGCTCGTTGCGGTCGGCAATTTTGCCGCCACCCCCAAGTCGGTCACGCTGCAGGTGGACTGGCAGCAACTGGGTTTGAAGGCCGGCCAGGCTGAATTTTTTGCGCCGGCCATTCCCGCATGGGGCCAAAGCGAGCAGCACCTGCCGGCGACTGCGGTGCTCCCGCTCAAACCCTTCGGTGGTGCCGCTCTGATCCTCCGCTGA